The Lycium barbarum isolate Lr01 chromosome 10, ASM1917538v2, whole genome shotgun sequence genome includes a region encoding these proteins:
- the LOC132612783 gene encoding uncharacterized protein LOC132612783 — protein MKIPKRFHMPDIPKYNGTTDPNEHVTAYACAIKGNVLTDDERESVLLKKFGETLLKGAMVWYHNLPEHSIDLFAMLADAFAKAHVGAIKVETRKSDLFNVKQRDDETLREFVARFQMERMDLPPVTDDWSVQAFTQGLNSRSSITSMELKQNLIEYPAIAWADVHNRYQPYPLDRRGNGRNNESDKNDRRNDRRNDQGQSSRGLINRNVVDRAPGNRETPRLSEYYFCVDVAAIAATVIRNKETRRPTPIQSDPEKRDKSLSCKYHHAHGHRTEDCRQLREEVARLFNLGHLREFISE, from the exons ATGAAAATCCCTAAGAGATTTCACATGCCCGATATCCCGAAGTATAATGGGACGACGGACCCAAATGAACATGTGACTGCATACGCATGTGCTATTAAGGGCAATGTTCTCACCGATGACGAAAGGGAATCAGTGCTACTTAAGAAATTTGGGGAAACCCTGTTGAAGGGGGCGATGGTTTGGTATCATAacttgcccgagcattcaattgaTTTATTTGCCATGCTCGCTGATGCTTTCGCCAAGGCCCATGTTGGGGCCATCAAGGTCGAAACACGAAAATCGGACTTGTTCAACGTCAAGCAACGAGATGACGAGACACTCCGCGAATTTGTGGCTCGATTTCAAATGGAGCGCATGGACTTACCCCCAGTCACTGACGATTGGTCCGTTCAGGCTTTCACCCAAGGGCTCAATTCAAGGAGCTCAATCACTTCTATGGAGCTAAAGCAAAATCTGATAGAATACCCGGCGATCGCCTGGGCTGATGTACACAACAG GTACCAGCCTTACCCACTCGATCGAAGGGGAAACGGGCGCAACAACGAATCGGACAAGAATGATAGGAGGAATGATCGAAGGAATGATCAAGGCCAAAGTAGCCGTGGATTGATAAACAGAAATGTTGTCGATAGAGCCCCGGGAAACAGAGAAACTCCAAGGTTATCCGAGTACTACTTTTGCGTCGATGTAGCAGCCATAGCGGCGACCGTTATCCGAAACAAAGAAACGAGGcgtccaacgccaatccaatctGATCCAGAGAAGCGGGATAAAAGTCTTAGTTGTAAGTATCATCATGCTCACGGCCATCGGACCGAGGATTGTCGGCAGTTGAGAGAGGAGGTTGCTCGTCTGTTCAATTTGGGACATCTTCGAGAATTCATAAGTGAATGA
- the LOC132612782 gene encoding uncharacterized protein LOC132612782 yields MANLTKLEFVALDISGKNYLSWVLDAEIHLDAMGLRDTIKENKKASNQENAKAMIFLRHHLDEDLKIEYLTIKDPLVLWKNLKERYDHLKMVFLPKARHKWINLRLQDFKSVMKYNSEMFRITSILTLCGEKISDSDKLENTFSTFHASNVLLQQ; encoded by the coding sequence ATGGCTAACCTTACAAAACTCGAGTTCGTTGCCCTTGATATTTCGGGCAAGAACTACCTATCATGGGTGTTGGATGCTGAAATTCATCTTGATGCTATGGGTCTTAGAGACAccattaaagaaaataaaaaagcaTCCAACCAAGAAAATGCCAAGGCTATGATATTCTTGCGTCATCATCTTGATGAGGACCTGAAAATTGAATATCTTACTATTAAGGATCCACTCGTTTTAtggaaaaacttgaaagaaaggtatgaccacctgaagatggtcttcCTCCCAAAAGCACGACACAAATGGATCAatctaaggctacaagatttcaaATCAGTTATGAAGTATAACTCTGAGATGTTCAGAATTACTTCTATATTGACACTATGTGGAGAAAAGATTAGTGATTCTGATAAGCTGGAAAATACGTTCTCCACTTTTCATGCCTCGAATGTGCTCCTGCAGCAGTAA